A window of the Henckelia pumila isolate YLH828 chromosome 3, ASM3356847v2, whole genome shotgun sequence genome harbors these coding sequences:
- the LOC140891787 gene encoding non-specific lipid-transfer protein 2-like, with amino-acid sequence MAAAMIKCMCMVLVVALALAPGGEGVIGCGTVVSDLGGCIPYVTGRGPLGSCCSGVKALYAAAKTTPDRQAVCGCLKAVANAYSAYLGKAASLPSTCGVSIPYKISPSTDCAKVK; translated from the coding sequence ATGGCAGCGGCAATGATAAAGTGTATGTGCATGGTGTTGGTGGTAGCATTGGCACTGGCTCCCGGTGGAGAGGGAGTGATAGGGTGCGGCACTGTGGTTTCAGACTTGGGCGGATGCATCCCTTACGTGACCGGGAGAGGTCCTCTAGGCAGCTGCTGCAGCGGGGTGAAAGCCCTATACGCCGCCGCCAAGACCACGCCGGACCGACAGGCCGTGTGCGGCTGCCTCAAGGCTGTTGCAAATGCCTACTCTGCGTATCTCGGCAAGGCCGCCTCGCTTCCTAGCACGTGCGGCGTCAGCATTCCTTACAAGATCAGCCCTTCTACTGATTGCGCCAAGGTCAagtga